A region of Sulfurimonas sp. hsl 1-7 DNA encodes the following proteins:
- a CDS encoding sensor domain-containing diguanylate cyclase: MKQTNNFKVLFVVSGLLLVLSMSLTLINYAISLNSVQKDLVTRSLPLSVDNIYTEIQTHIIEPSLISSMMATDTFVKDWLRNEENNTDKIRSYLETIRNKYGLFVTFLVSEKTQNYYTHKGFLEKLDQNKTDNRWYFEFKDSPEEHEINLDYNENLDNSLMMFINYKIYDSKYHFLGATGIGHKISYIDGMLKRFHEEYKFKVCFLNEDGDVILAQRNVKHIKNIKQDPQWLLNRDEILSPVSKVFKYKRDENEYLLKTKYIPELHLYLVVEAKIEDFTQNVNQAFYFNLTISLLFTFVVAVVILITIKNYNHRLSFMAEHDALTELYNRRFFEDRMEHFYQLSKRTKEPLSLLFLDLDNFKQINDKLGHHTGDKVLKRIAEILKLYIRQTDIVSRWGGEEFIIGLINTNAENANTIAEKLRSMIEGDLMLQQLVQYNVTASFGVTQCKEDESLEHTIARVDNAMYEAKKEGKNKVSSI; the protein is encoded by the coding sequence ATGAAGCAAACCAATAATTTTAAGGTTCTATTTGTTGTATCTGGACTATTATTAGTCTTATCTATGAGTCTAACTCTTATTAATTATGCGATCTCTTTAAACTCTGTACAAAAAGATCTGGTAACCCGTTCACTTCCCCTTTCTGTAGATAATATCTATACGGAAATTCAAACACACATAATTGAACCGAGTCTTATCTCCTCAATGATGGCTACTGATACTTTTGTAAAAGATTGGCTGCGCAATGAGGAAAATAATACTGACAAGATTAGAAGTTATCTTGAAACAATTAGAAATAAGTACGGCCTGTTTGTGACATTTTTAGTATCTGAAAAGACACAAAATTATTATACACATAAAGGGTTTTTAGAAAAACTCGATCAGAATAAAACAGATAACCGTTGGTATTTTGAATTTAAAGACTCCCCTGAAGAGCATGAGATCAATCTTGATTATAATGAAAATCTAGATAACTCTTTAATGATGTTTATAAATTATAAAATTTATGATTCTAAATACCACTTTCTCGGAGCTACGGGAATAGGACATAAAATATCTTATATAGACGGTATGTTAAAACGATTTCATGAAGAGTATAAATTTAAAGTTTGTTTTTTAAATGAAGACGGGGATGTTATATTAGCCCAGAGAAATGTGAAACATATTAAAAATATTAAACAGGACCCTCAGTGGTTACTCAACCGTGATGAGATCCTCTCTCCGGTTTCAAAAGTTTTTAAATATAAGAGAGATGAGAACGAGTATCTTTTAAAAACAAAATATATCCCGGAGTTACACCTTTACTTAGTTGTAGAGGCAAAGATAGAGGACTTTACTCAAAATGTAAATCAAGCATTTTATTTCAACTTAACAATTTCGTTGTTATTTACTTTTGTAGTTGCGGTCGTGATTTTAATAACTATTAAAAACTACAATCACAGACTCTCTTTCATGGCTGAGCATGATGCTTTAACAGAGTTGTATAACCGCCGTTTTTTTGAAGATAGGATGGAACATTTTTATCAATTGTCAAAACGTACGAAAGAACCGTTGTCATTACTCTTTTTGGATCTCGACAACTTTAAACAGATCAATGATAAACTGGGACACCATACCGGAGACAAGGTATTAAAACGCATTGCCGAGATCTTGAAACTTTACATAAGACAGACAGATATTGTCTCTCGATGGGGTGGGGAAGAGTTTATCATAGGTCTGATAAATACAAATGCTGAGAATGCAAATACAATAGCGGAAAAATTAAGAAGTATGATTGAGGGGGACTTAATGCTCCAGCAGTTGGTTCAATATAATGTGACGGCAAGTTTCGGTGTCACACAATGTAAAGAGGATGAATCTCTGGAACATACAATTGCACGTGTGGACAATGCAATGTATGAGGCTAAAAAAGAGGGGAAAAATAAGGTCTCTTCGATTTAG
- the cowN gene encoding N(2)-fixation sustaining protein CowN, producing the protein MSAEIKDRYITFENIDCYQNAALVLEAMDELFKQIPDAFNDFWKRFMHTIPQNYKEEFVKGEYKDTLYQVCSNVFYIFDLFEEYDFEQGIEMMDQCELECC; encoded by the coding sequence ATGTCCGCAGAGATCAAAGATAGATATATTACCTTTGAAAATATTGATTGTTATCAAAATGCAGCATTGGTTTTAGAAGCTATGGATGAACTTTTTAAACAAATCCCTGACGCTTTTAACGATTTTTGGAAGCGTTTCATGCATACAATTCCTCAAAACTATAAAGAGGAGTTTGTTAAAGGGGAGTATAAAGATACTTTGTATCAAGTGTGCTCGAACGTATTTTACATCTTTGACCTTTTTGAAGAGTACGACTTTGAACAAGGTATTGAGATGATGGACCAGTGTGAATTGGAGTGTTGTTAA
- a CDS encoding NifB/NifX family molybdenum-iron cluster-binding protein — MLAIPLDNEFNTNISELYGQAPYFGLLNLNDGELTVIENEVNGQGPKSAGFLAAYGVKATVFYHMGEGVYNSFVDRGMDVYTTEHTKMSLNEIYEKFLKKQLSKLDRFNYREKLDPGNGGACQCGCEG, encoded by the coding sequence ATGTTGGCAATCCCTTTAGATAATGAATTTAATACAAATATATCGGAGCTTTACGGTCAAGCTCCATATTTTGGACTGTTAAATCTCAATGACGGAGAACTTACCGTTATAGAAAACGAAGTGAACGGTCAAGGGCCTAAGAGTGCAGGTTTCCTTGCAGCTTACGGTGTAAAAGCTACGGTTTTTTATCATATGGGTGAGGGTGTATATAACTCTTTTGTAGATAGAGGTATGGATGTGTATACGACAGAACACACAAAAATGTCTTTAAATGAGATCTATGAAAAGTTTTTGAAAAAACAGCTGAGTAAGTTAGATAGATTTAATTACAGAGAGAAGTTAGACCCGGGTAACGGCGGAGCTTGTCAATGTGGATGTGAGGGATAA
- a CDS encoding NifU family protein has product MEHSVDYYLNLDYPLECFAGEHEVGDAYLAEYIDFDIKAASEDYDEAIELAREYLKEHIIREYNANRALPNPGEGRRFMKHREALSAYKQKDYERALSLWEEEIKYKNDQAMTNLGLMYLKGEGVAKDFAKAREYFEMASEYDNDSANYNLALMYQTKLGVDEDIEKTIEYFRRAVKKNHQGANFRLGLMLLKDRTDLAQVKEGFNCMLSAAKTNHPMALAQMGGVDKTPNTSCQPNLAFRNSSKEKQLELVMDALERYIRPILVKDGGDITLIDYINEPEIEIRLAYQGNCAGCSMASTTTYEIIMNTLSQVIDENIRVYVI; this is encoded by the coding sequence ATGGAACATTCTGTAGATTATTATTTAAATTTGGATTACCCGTTAGAGTGTTTTGCAGGTGAGCATGAAGTTGGAGATGCTTATCTGGCCGAGTATATAGATTTTGACATTAAAGCTGCAAGCGAAGATTATGATGAAGCTATAGAGTTGGCCAGAGAATATCTTAAAGAGCATATCATTAGAGAATACAATGCAAACAGAGCATTGCCAAATCCTGGAGAGGGGAGAAGATTTATGAAACATAGAGAAGCACTGAGTGCATATAAACAAAAAGATTATGAGAGAGCGTTGTCATTGTGGGAAGAGGAGATCAAGTACAAAAATGATCAGGCTATGACAAATTTGGGTTTGATGTACTTAAAAGGTGAAGGTGTTGCAAAAGACTTCGCAAAAGCACGTGAGTACTTTGAGATGGCGAGTGAGTACGACAACGATTCTGCTAACTACAATTTAGCGCTTATGTATCAGACAAAGCTTGGCGTTGATGAAGATATTGAAAAAACTATAGAGTACTTCAGACGTGCAGTGAAAAAGAATCACCAAGGGGCTAACTTTAGACTAGGCCTTATGCTTTTAAAAGATAGAACAGACTTAGCACAAGTGAAAGAGGGCTTTAACTGTATGCTCAGTGCTGCAAAAACAAACCATCCTATGGCTTTGGCGCAAATGGGTGGAGTTGATAAAACACCAAACACTTCTTGCCAACCAAATCTGGCATTTAGAAATTCAAGTAAAGAGAAGCAGTTAGAGCTGGTTATGGATGCTTTAGAGAGATATATCCGTCCTATTCTAGTAAAAGACGGTGGAGATATTACACTCATAGATTATATCAATGAGCCTGAAATTGAGATCCGTTTGGCATATCAGGGGAATTGTGCAGGGTGTTCTATGGCCTCAACTACAACGTATGAGATTATTATGAACACGCTTTCTCAAGTTATAGATGAAAATATTCGGGTGTATGTAATATGA
- a CDS encoding NifS family cysteine desulfurase has translation MQVYLDNNATTKVDEKVFEEMTPFFCEMYGNPNSLHSVGSATHPKIAEAFDYLYEGINADDEDDIIITANATEANNWVVKSVWLDRILDGEKNHIITSEVEHPAITAACNYLEKKGVDITYLTVNEEGVLEADAVRDAIREDTALVSVMWANNETGKLFPIKEIGAICKEKGVLFHSDATQAIGKVKVDVQDAGVDMISFSAHKFHGPKGVGGLYIKKGVALSPYMHGGEQMDGRRAGTLDVASIVGMGKAMQLATNTMALAYEENHVGMLRDKLERAILKLPDTIVIGDTKNRTPNTTLISIRGVEGEAMLWDLNKNGISASTGSACASEDLEANPVMNAFGSDSELAHTGIRFSLSRFNTEEQIDYAIEKIKEAVERLRSISSSYAYTPKNHVSELEHN, from the coding sequence ATGCAAGTATATTTAGACAATAATGCAACAACCAAAGTAGATGAAAAAGTTTTTGAAGAGATGACACCGTTTTTTTGCGAAATGTATGGAAATCCCAACTCATTACACAGTGTAGGCTCAGCTACACATCCAAAGATAGCCGAAGCGTTCGATTATCTTTATGAGGGGATCAATGCAGACGATGAAGATGACATCATCATTACGGCAAATGCAACAGAGGCAAACAACTGGGTAGTAAAGAGTGTTTGGCTTGACAGAATCCTAGATGGTGAGAAAAATCATATCATCACAAGTGAAGTGGAACACCCTGCGATCACAGCAGCTTGTAACTATTTAGAGAAAAAAGGTGTAGATATCACTTACCTTACAGTAAATGAAGAGGGTGTACTTGAAGCTGATGCAGTTCGTGATGCTATTCGTGAAGATACGGCTCTTGTTTCAGTTATGTGGGCCAACAATGAAACGGGGAAACTTTTTCCGATCAAAGAGATTGGCGCTATATGTAAAGAAAAAGGTGTGTTGTTTCACTCTGATGCTACACAGGCGATCGGAAAGGTGAAAGTTGATGTTCAAGATGCAGGGGTAGATATGATTAGTTTCTCTGCTCACAAGTTTCACGGTCCAAAAGGTGTCGGCGGTCTTTACATCAAAAAAGGTGTAGCACTCAGTCCTTATATGCACGGTGGTGAACAGATGGACGGTAGACGTGCCGGAACTCTTGATGTCGCATCTATTGTCGGTATGGGTAAAGCGATGCAGTTGGCAACAAATACAATGGCGCTTGCTTATGAAGAGAATCATGTCGGGATGTTGAGAGATAAGCTCGAACGTGCAATCTTGAAACTTCCTGACACAATTGTGATCGGTGATACAAAAAACCGTACACCAAATACAACACTTATCTCGATCAGAGGTGTTGAGGGTGAAGCGATGCTTTGGGACCTTAATAAAAACGGGATCTCAGCTTCAACAGGGAGTGCCTGTGCAAGTGAAGACTTAGAAGCAAATCCTGTTATGAACGCTTTTGGAAGTGACAGTGAACTGGCACATACGGGAATCCGTTTTTCATTAAGTCGTTTTAACACTGAAGAGCAGATAGATTATGCGATCGAGAAGATTAAAGAAGCGGTAGAGAGACTTAGAAGTATCTCAAGTTCGTATGCATATACACCGAAAAATCACGTTAGTGAATTAGAACATAATTAA
- a CDS encoding nitrogen fixation protein NifQ, which produces MTQSYMSANEVLEAKVKLLLEFFSIDDYAKQIIAPRVAKASLEMNHLYQDLGFANRVEMGRFMNQYFPRLSMMKPKETLWKKYIYDLINETAPACADCNDQVTCFKCQI; this is translated from the coding sequence ATGACACAATCGTATATGAGTGCAAATGAAGTTTTAGAAGCAAAGGTGAAACTATTATTAGAGTTTTTTTCAATAGATGATTATGCCAAGCAGATAATTGCTCCTCGCGTAGCTAAGGCGTCTTTAGAGATGAATCATCTTTATCAAGATCTCGGATTTGCCAACAGGGTTGAGATGGGAAGGTTTATGAACCAGTATTTTCCAAGACTCAGCATGATGAAGCCAAAAGAGACATTATGGAAAAAATATATTTACGACTTGATCAATGAAACAGCTCCTGCGTGTGCTGACTGTAATGACCAAGTGACATGTTTTAAGTGTCAAATTTAA
- a CDS encoding NifB/NifX family molybdenum-iron cluster-binding protein — protein MIKIAFASKDGLNVNEHFGWCETFYLYEIDAENANLLKKIDSSKKYEAEVDKLEYKIECVSEAEIVYVTQIGPKAANMVKIAGIYPMKAASESEKVEVVIAQLQKLIANPPLWLQRILLK, from the coding sequence ATGATTAAAATTGCTTTTGCTTCAAAAGACGGTCTTAATGTTAATGAACACTTTGGTTGGTGTGAAACATTTTATCTTTATGAGATAGATGCAGAAAATGCAAACTTGCTCAAAAAGATTGACTCCTCTAAAAAGTATGAAGCCGAGGTGGATAAACTTGAGTACAAGATCGAGTGTGTGAGCGAAGCAGAGATCGTATATGTTACTCAAATAGGTCCAAAAGCTGCAAATATGGTGAAAATTGCAGGGATCTACCCTATGAAAGCTGCAAGTGAGAGTGAGAAAGTTGAGGTTGTGATAGCACAGCTTCAAAAACTTATTGCAAATCCTCCACTGTGGTTACAAAGGATTTTATTAAAATGA
- a CDS encoding iron-sulfur cluster assembly scaffold protein produces the protein MAKSSLVSGSIWDEYSDIVVDRMNNPQHQGHITEEEAEAMNATLIVADFGAESCGDAVRLYWAVEKDTDKIVGSKFKSFGCGTAIASSDIMTELCMGKTVDEAVKITNIDVEKAMRDNPDTPAVPPQKMHCSVMAYDVIKKAAATYKGVDAESFEEEFIICECARVTQDTLVDVIKINDLKTVEEIIDFTKAGGFCKSCIKAGGHEAKDIYLIDILKDTREEMERERLTAMANAPKDDKEDFASMSMVQKTRAIDAVVEEYVRPMLIMDGGDMELVDIKEEAGNFDVYIKYLGACSTCSTGSTGTLYAIESTLKQNLDENIRVITL, from the coding sequence ATGGCGAAAAGTAGTTTAGTAAGTGGGTCAATTTGGGATGAGTACAGTGATATTGTTGTAGATAGAATGAATAATCCACAACATCAAGGACATATTACTGAAGAGGAAGCTGAAGCGATGAATGCAACTTTAATCGTTGCAGACTTTGGTGCTGAGAGTTGTGGTGATGCTGTACGTCTTTACTGGGCTGTTGAAAAAGATACGGACAAAATTGTAGGGAGTAAATTTAAAAGTTTTGGATGTGGTACTGCCATTGCGAGTTCTGACATTATGACTGAGCTTTGTATGGGAAAAACTGTTGATGAAGCTGTAAAAATTACAAACATCGATGTTGAAAAAGCGATGCGTGACAATCCGGACACTCCTGCAGTTCCACCGCAAAAGATGCACTGTTCGGTTATGGCTTACGATGTTATTAAAAAAGCGGCAGCTACATACAAAGGTGTAGATGCAGAGAGTTTTGAAGAGGAGTTCATCATCTGTGAGTGTGCACGTGTGACACAAGATACACTTGTTGACGTGATCAAAATAAACGATCTAAAAACCGTTGAAGAGATCATCGACTTTACAAAAGCGGGCGGTTTCTGTAAATCGTGTATTAAAGCGGGTGGTCACGAGGCAAAAGATATTTATCTGATCGATATCTTGAAAGATACACGTGAAGAGATGGAACGTGAACGCCTAACTGCAATGGCAAATGCTCCAAAGGATGACAAAGAAGATTTCGCATCTATGAGTATGGTTCAAAAAACACGCGCAATCGATGCTGTAGTTGAAGAGTATGTACGTCCTATGCTGATTATGGATGGTGGAGATATGGAGTTGGTAGATATCAAAGAGGAAGCAGGAAACTTTGATGTTTATATCAAGTATCTCGGTGCATGTTCAACATGTTCTACAGGTAGTACGGGTACATTGTATGCGATTGAGAGCACACTAAAACAAAATCTTGATGAGAACATCAGGGTTATTACATTATAG
- a CDS encoding ArsC/Spx/MgsR family protein, with the protein MGIIFFEKPGCMGNAKQKQILDLHNISYMTKNILTHPWTKELLESFFNGVAKESIYNPFAPQVKSKEINPKELSKEELIELMLKNPILIKRPLLIIGEEKICGFSIEKINAVFNRNICSSVSTSTCQSESCKSGNFQYSVR; encoded by the coding sequence ATGGGAATCATATTTTTTGAAAAACCGGGTTGCATGGGAAATGCAAAACAAAAACAGATCTTGGATCTGCATAACATCTCTTACATGACAAAAAACATACTTACCCATCCATGGACTAAAGAGTTACTGGAGTCTTTTTTTAACGGCGTTGCCAAAGAGAGCATCTACAACCCTTTTGCTCCGCAAGTAAAAAGTAAAGAGATTAATCCCAAAGAGCTTTCAAAAGAGGAGTTAATCGAGCTAATGCTGAAAAACCCCATCCTCATAAAAAGACCACTGCTGATCATAGGAGAAGAGAAAATCTGCGGCTTTAGCATAGAGAAGATCAATGCTGTTTTTAACAGAAACATCTGCTCATCAGTTTCAACTTCTACTTGTCAAAGTGAAAGTTGCAAAAGTGGCAATTTTCAATACAGTGTTCGCTAA
- a CDS encoding FprA family A-type flavoprotein — MSEAIQIVKDLYYIGVSDPDIRTFDIIMKTANGTTYNAYLLKTSEGVIIFDTVKEEFQEEFFAKVESVCSYSDIKYIVMHHLEPDHSGALPELTRRAPGAKVFISPMAQPMLKSIAKTKDMEFETVWTNKQLKLGNKTITFLSTPNLHWPETMSSYLEEDKVLFSGDVFGSHYFDSRVFDDLVGDFDYAFKYYYEHIMRPFRSDVVKALKLYDKFDVSIICNLHGPIMRDNPQKYIELYREWSEKVDRLHGKKIISIFYVTSYKNTKDMAQSIFDGIEADENLIANIYDLTALDEQNMLTILEESTGIIIGAPTINGDAPKPVWDLLSCMMLLEKKGKFGGCFGSYGWSGEAVEMIHHRLGALNFRLPLQPMKIKLIPTKEELMDCYEFGIEFGKIVNGKMVEMTL, encoded by the coding sequence ATGAGTGAAGCGATCCAAATTGTCAAAGACCTTTATTATATCGGCGTAAGCGATCCGGATATCCGTACCTTTGATATCATTATGAAAACAGCTAACGGTACAACTTATAATGCATACCTTCTGAAAACTTCAGAGGGTGTAATTATCTTCGACACCGTAAAAGAAGAGTTCCAAGAGGAATTTTTTGCAAAAGTAGAATCTGTTTGTTCTTATAGTGATATCAAATATATAGTGATGCACCATCTTGAACCCGATCACAGCGGGGCACTTCCTGAGCTTACACGTCGTGCTCCGGGAGCAAAAGTTTTCATCTCACCGATGGCACAACCGATGTTAAAGTCGATTGCTAAAACGAAAGATATGGAATTTGAAACAGTTTGGACAAACAAACAACTTAAACTCGGCAATAAAACAATTACGTTTTTAAGTACGCCGAATCTTCACTGGCCTGAGACTATGAGTTCTTATCTTGAAGAGGACAAAGTGCTTTTCAGCGGCGACGTATTTGGTTCGCACTATTTTGACAGCCGTGTATTTGATGATCTTGTAGGGGATTTCGATTATGCGTTTAAATACTACTACGAACACATTATGCGTCCGTTTCGATCAGATGTAGTAAAAGCTCTTAAACTGTATGACAAATTTGACGTCTCGATCATCTGTAACCTGCACGGCCCTATTATGAGAGACAACCCTCAAAAATATATAGAGCTCTATAGAGAGTGGAGTGAAAAAGTTGATCGCCTCCACGGTAAAAAAATCATCTCAATTTTTTATGTGACCAGTTACAAAAATACAAAAGATATGGCGCAAAGTATATTTGACGGGATCGAAGCAGATGAAAACCTCATAGCAAACATATATGACCTCACTGCACTCGATGAGCAAAATATGCTTACGATTTTAGAAGAGAGTACCGGAATCATCATAGGTGCTCCAACGATCAACGGGGATGCCCCAAAACCTGTCTGGGATCTGCTTAGCTGCATGATGCTTTTGGAGAAAAAAGGGAAATTCGGCGGGTGTTTCGGTTCTTACGGGTGGAGCGGTGAAGCGGTAGAGATGATACACCATCGTCTCGGTGCGCTGAACTTTCGCCTTCCTCTGCAACCGATGAAAATTAAGCTAATCCCTACAAAGGAGGAGCTGATGGATTGTTATGAGTTTGGAATTGAATTTGGAAAGATAGTAAACGGAAAAATGGTGGAGATGACATTATGA
- a CDS encoding nitrogenase component 1 codes for MVNRKLIRELLSESACTHNDKKKSSCDKPKPGATSGGCAFEGAQIALFPYADAVHLVHAPATCQGASWETRATPTSYKGQNNTVTGYYTDVTTNDVIFGGDKKLEESIEYIVKHKEPKAIFVYETCVTAMIGDDMDNVCKRMQEKHGLPVVVVHSPGFVGGKNLGSRLGGEAVLNQLIGTREPKEVHPFGINLIGEYNVTGDMWQYKAILERIGIKVVSTLAGDGRIEDIQMAHTAKLNVIVCAKSLVTLTRKMQERYNIPYISVSFYGKRDTTNAIRSIVNAFGDKELTLRAEKVIAYEEADLEKRLIPYRTILQNKKAILNTGGNKSWSIASALQDIGIEVIATSIRKATLEDIEIAKQYVDILMKVPAQEQGKLIDEHNVDILLAGGRSLYTAIKKKVAFVDVNQEKKVSYGAYGGLENLAKDVCAAVNNPVFKVVGEAAPWEQ; via the coding sequence ATGGTAAATAGAAAACTTATTCGCGAACTGCTCAGTGAATCTGCTTGTACTCACAACGATAAAAAGAAAAGCTCTTGTGATAAACCAAAACCTGGAGCTACAAGTGGAGGCTGTGCTTTTGAAGGGGCACAGATCGCACTATTTCCTTACGCTGATGCAGTCCACTTAGTCCATGCACCTGCAACTTGTCAGGGTGCATCTTGGGAGACTAGAGCTACTCCAACCAGCTACAAAGGGCAAAACAATACCGTTACGGGTTACTACACAGATGTTACTACAAACGATGTGATCTTCGGAGGGGATAAAAAACTTGAAGAGTCTATAGAGTACATCGTAAAACATAAAGAACCAAAAGCTATCTTCGTTTATGAGACTTGTGTTACCGCTATGATCGGTGATGATATGGACAATGTATGTAAACGTATGCAGGAGAAACACGGACTGCCTGTTGTAGTTGTTCACTCTCCAGGTTTTGTAGGAGGTAAAAACCTGGGAAGCCGTTTAGGGGGTGAGGCAGTGCTAAATCAACTCATAGGGACCCGCGAACCTAAAGAGGTACATCCGTTTGGAATCAACCTCATCGGTGAGTACAACGTAACGGGTGATATGTGGCAGTACAAAGCCATACTGGAACGAATCGGAATTAAAGTAGTTTCCACTTTAGCAGGTGATGGACGTATTGAAGATATCCAGATGGCACATACAGCTAAACTCAACGTAATTGTATGTGCAAAATCTCTTGTCACACTCACGCGAAAAATGCAGGAGCGTTACAACATCCCTTACATATCTGTATCTTTCTACGGAAAACGTGATACTACAAATGCGATCCGCTCGATCGTAAATGCTTTTGGAGACAAAGAGCTCACATTAAGAGCAGAAAAAGTGATAGCTTACGAGGAAGCAGACTTGGAAAAAAGACTGATCCCATACAGAACTATCCTTCAAAATAAAAAAGCTATCTTAAATACGGGTGGAAATAAATCTTGGTCAATAGCTTCAGCCCTTCAAGATATAGGGATAGAGGTGATCGCGACAAGTATCCGCAAAGCTACACTTGAAGATATTGAGATCGCAAAACAGTATGTAGACATATTGATGAAAGTTCCCGCACAGGAACAAGGAAAACTGATCGATGAGCACAATGTAGATATCCTCCTTGCGGGTGGGCGTAGTCTCTACACTGCGATCAAGAAAAAAGTAGCCTTTGTAGATGTTAACCAAGAGAAAAAAGTAAGCTATGGAGCATACGGCGGACTGGAGAACTTGGCAAAAGATGTCTGTGCAGCGGTAAACAATCCAGTTTTCAAAGTTGTCGGTGAAGCCGCACCGTGGGAGCAATAA
- the ald gene encoding alanine dehydrogenase, with product MKIGIPKEIKKDEYRVSVTPHGVTELLELGVEVYLETLAGEGSGFSDQEYLDAGAVVLKNASEVFTLADIIIKVKEPIESEYPLFKEKQTLFTYLHLAADEKLTHFLLEKKIRAFSYETLVVNGKLPLLEPMSEVAGKMAALMGAVHLGKYQGGLGLLAGGVVGTQKAKVMVLGGGVAGTCAAEVAAGLGADVTIYDINLDRLHYLDAVLPVNVATIYSSKAAISELLPHADIVIGTVLIPGAKAPKLITKDMLGMMKQGSVLVDVSIDQGGCFETSKPTTHTAPTFIEDGIVHYCVANMPGAYPRTSTFALTNATLPYVKELAKYGAEKICDELDVMASALNTDDGVLYNKAVGEAHAIEYKVKG from the coding sequence GTACAGAGTAAGTGTAACACCTCATGGAGTAACGGAGTTACTTGAACTTGGAGTTGAAGTTTATTTGGAAACTTTAGCCGGAGAGGGGAGCGGTTTTAGCGATCAGGAGTATCTGGATGCAGGTGCTGTTGTTTTAAAAAATGCTTCGGAGGTGTTTACCCTTGCCGATATTATCATCAAAGTTAAAGAGCCTATAGAATCAGAATATCCTCTTTTTAAAGAGAAGCAGACACTTTTTACCTATCTTCATCTTGCAGCCGATGAGAAACTTACCCATTTTTTACTTGAGAAAAAAATTCGGGCATTTTCATATGAAACTTTAGTGGTGAACGGAAAACTTCCTTTACTTGAGCCTATGAGTGAAGTAGCCGGAAAAATGGCTGCTTTAATGGGAGCTGTACATCTTGGAAAATACCAAGGTGGTTTAGGATTGCTTGCAGGAGGTGTTGTTGGGACACAAAAAGCAAAAGTTATGGTTTTAGGAGGTGGCGTTGCCGGAACTTGTGCAGCAGAAGTTGCCGCAGGTCTTGGTGCAGATGTAACGATCTACGACATAAATCTTGATCGTCTTCACTATCTTGATGCCGTACTTCCTGTAAATGTTGCAACAATCTACTCTTCAAAAGCTGCTATTTCAGAACTTTTACCGCATGCAGACATAGTGATCGGGACTGTTCTTATCCCCGGTGCAAAAGCACCAAAGCTGATCACAAAAGATATGCTTGGAATGATGAAACAAGGGAGTGTTTTAGTAGACGTCTCGATCGATCAGGGTGGTTGTTTTGAAACATCAAAACCTACAACCCATACTGCTCCAACCTTTATAGAAGATGGGATTGTTCACTATTGTGTAGCAAATATGCCGGGAGCTTATCCACGTACATCAACCTTTGCTTTGACAAATGCAACACTGCCGTATGTAAAAGAACTTGCGAAATACGGAGCTGAAAAAATTTGTGATGAATTAGATGTTATGGCGAGTGCACTCAACACTGATGACGGTGTTTTGTACAACAAAGCAGTTGGAGAAGCACACGCAATAGAGTATAAAGTAAAGGGGTAA